In the Danaus plexippus chromosome 4, MEX_DaPlex, whole genome shotgun sequence genome, one interval contains:
- the LOC116768418 gene encoding eukaryotic translation initiation factor 3 subunit K, whose product MAETMRQTVASILKSIERYNPANLQTLERYVELQSRENTYDLEANLAVLKLYQFNPERFNPDITCQILLKALTNFPHTDFTLCKCLLLESVVENETISQIKYLADILEQCDFAQFWNRVHQMPELCNRISSFHDSIRKFVCHVVGITFQTIDKNNLANLLGGIDDVTLKHWVKKYGWKDEGNLIFIANQDENIKTKNITEKIEFDHLAPLMAIL is encoded by the exons atggCAGAAACCATGAGACAAACTGTGGCTTCAATTTTGAAAAGTATCGAGAGATATAACCCAGCCAATCTTCAGACACTCGAACGATACGTTGAGTTACAATCAAGGGAGAATACATACGATTTAGAAGCAAATTTAGCGGTTCTGAAACTTTATCAGTTCAATCCAGAAAGGTTCAACCCTGACATAACGTGCCAGATACTTTTGAAGGCACTTACAAATTTCCCTCACACCGACTTTACATTGTGCAAGTGTCTGCTTTTAGAATCTGTA gTGGAAAATGAGACCATTTCCCAAATAAAGTATCTGGCAGATATCCTTGAGCAATGCGATTTTGCCCAGTTCTGGAACAGAGTACACCAAATGCCGGAACTGTGTAACCGTATCAGCAGCTTCCATGATTCCATTCGCAAGTTTGTTTGTCATGTTGTCGGCATTACTTTCCAGACTATTGACAAGAATAACCTTGCTAACTTGTTAGGTGGAATCGATG atgtgACCCTGAAGCACTGggttaaaaaatatggttGGAAGGATGAGGGTAACCTTATCTTCATCGCAAATCAAGATGAGAACATCAAGACTAAGAATATTACAGAGAAAATTGAATTTGATCATCTCGCTCCCTTAATGgcaattttgtaa
- the LOC116768590 gene encoding histidine-rich glycoprotein-like, with the protein MRGILIIALIICAFTLTYARHVKTEDVAPEKQLDQAPAGTEHKEAKSKDSHKEEGGGHEHHAHHHKEDGEKGDKGYKSHHHHDKGDHGHHEKHHHEGHHDEHGGHKKKHHDEDDHHGEHHEAEHGHKGGKFGHKKGHKKGSKTTGFHHKSHKDEYHKEHKFYDDFHKGGNHHKHGDFHGHHDKKEGHHKKGGHHEKGHHEKHHGKHGKHDKGHYDEDHKGHKGHHGHEEHHAHHHDHGKKEGHAGGKEFGYKHEKKA; encoded by the coding sequence ATGAGGGGAATACTAATAATAGCTTTAATAATATGCGCATTTACTCTGACATATGCTCGTCACGTGAAAACAGAGGATGTGGCACCTGAAAAACAATTAGATCAGGCACCGGCAGGAACGGAACACAAAGAAGCAAAGAGTAAAGATAGTCACAAAGAAGAAGGCGGTGGTCACGAACACCACGCACATCATCATAAGGAAGACGGTGAGAAAGGAGACAAAGGCTATAAATCCCATCATCATCATGATAAGGGTGATCACGGCCATCATGAGAAACATCATCACGAAGGTCATCATGATGAACATGGgggacacaaaaaaaaacatcacgatGAAGATGATCATCATGGAGAACATCATGAGGCCGAACACGGACACAAAGGTGGAAAGTTTGGCCACAAGAAAGGTCATAAGAAGGGTTCCAAAACAACTGGCTTCCACCACAAATCCCATAAAGACGAATATCATAAGGAACATAAGTTCTATGATGACTTCCACAAGGGTGGCAATCACCATAAGCACGGTGACTTCCATGGCCATCATGACAAGAAAGAGGGACATCACAAAAAGGGAGGACATCACGAAAAAGGTCACCATGAGAAACATCATGGGAAGCATGGTAAACACGACAAAGGGCACTATGATGAAGACCATAAAGGTCATAAAGGTCATCATGGACATGAAGAACATCACGCACATCATCATGACCACGGTAAGAAGGAAGGCCATGCAGGTGGTAAGGAATTTGGTTATAAACATGAAAAGAAAGCTTAA
- the LOC116768627 gene encoding histidine-rich glycoprotein-like: protein MRTLVALTLLGCLFVFCLGREIGQKENDLETAASHHKGHHHEEGGGKEHHAHHHHEHGEKGHKGHKGHHHHHKGEHGDHHKHHHSGHHHEHGGGHKKHWDEDDHHGHHHEHGHHHKGGKHHHKKHHDKGEETEGYHKKYHKDEYHKDHHFYDDHHKEGKHHKHGKHHGHHEDHGGHHKKGGHHDSGHHEHHYGKKGHHDKHHYDEDHKGHKGHHGHEEHHHHHHDHGKKGGHEDHKHWGFHHGKH from the coding sequence ATGAGGACGCTCGTCGCCCTTACCTTGTTGggatgtttgtttgttttttgtttgggTCGAGAGATCGgacaaaaagaaaatgatttaGAGACAGCAGCAAGCCATCATAAAGGGCATCATCACGAGGAAGGCGGTGGAAAAGAGCATCACGCTCACCATCACCACGAACATGGAGAAAAAGGACATAAAGGGCATAAAGGCCACCACCACCATCATAAGGGCGAACATGGGGATCATCATAAACATCATCATTCTGGTCATCATCACGAACATGGTGGTGGACACAAGAAGCATTGGGATGAAGATGATCATCATGGACACCATCATGAACATGGCCATCATCATAAAGGAGGCAAACACCATCATAAGAAGCATCACGATAAAGGTGAAGAAACTGAGGGTTACCATAAGAAATACCATAAAGACGAGTATCATAAAGACCATCACTTTTACGATGATCATCACAAGGAAGGCAAACATCACAAACACGGCAAACATCACGGACACCATGAAGACCACGGTGGTCACCACAAAAAAGGGGGACATCACGATTCGGGACACCACGAACATCACTATGGCAAGAAAGGCCACCATGATAAACATCATTATGATGAAGACCATAAGGGACATAAAGGTCACCACGGACATGAAGAACATCATCACCATCATCACGACCATGGAAAGAAAGGCGGTCACGAAGACCACAAACACTGGGGATTCCATCATGGAAAGCActga